DNA from Leptospira koniambonensis:
TACGATCAGAATTTTCTTGGACATATAGCATATTCCTTTTTGTTAAACCTCATTCGATATCAGGTTAAGAGATCGAATAAGATATTCTTTATATATTTTTATAGAATCCGAATTTTATTTCGAATGAGAAAGGAGTTATTCGCTAAAGTTGTAGATGAATAATAATGCTAACGTTAACAGTTAATTTAATTATTAAAGTAGATTAGCTTTCAACTTTCCTGAAGAAATAGGACGAAGGAAGAAAAAGAATCATTCAATAAATTTATTTTATTTATTAACAAAGATAGTTTTTGAAAAATTGATATTTGATAACACATTCTAATTTTTGTTCTTCAAGATTTATTGATTAGATTAACACATTAATGATTCTTAATGCGTCATTTGATATTGAATGCATGGCAATTAAGTCAAAATATACATATCATTCCGGAAATTTATTGAATAAAGGATATTTCCCCCTTTCGATAGGATCATTTACTACCTAATTTAGGGGAGAGAAGTTAGGCGTGTTTCGAATGCGTTAGTCATTTCTGAATATCAAAACTTGTTCTAAGAGTGGTAATTTAGTTTGGCTTCAAATTATTGGCCAAATTTTGCCGATTTATCGCAGATTCGGGTTTTAGGCCTTCCGGACAGTCCAGGAAGTGCTTTACTAAATTGAGCGATCGTAGCCGCCTTTCAAATATTGGATCAGATTTGTAGTTTCAAACATCAATCTACGATAGGCAGTGAAACTGTGGCGAGTACCACTTCAGCAGGTTTTTCTCCGAGAGAATGATCGATAACATTATGTATAGAGAAAATCCCGCCGTGTTTTTTTATCACGAAGTCCACGATCGTCAATCCTAAGCCTGTAAAATATTCCTCGTCTTCCAATTCTTCATCCACAAAACCTGCGAGTCGATAGAATGGTTGTTTGACTAGTAGCTCCTTGTTTTTAGGAATTCCAGGAATCGATTGTGGATCGAATTCGTTTTTCAGATTGATATTTAAATACCCTCCTGATGCGGAGATGTATATATTTATGACTGAATTATTGGAAGAATATTTCAAAGCATTAATCAATAGTTCTGTAAATATCCGGCTGAGTGAATCTGGGTCTGCATCTATATCGTATCCGCTAGTAGGAAAGGAAATTTGCGGGATTAATACATTCTTCTTTTTACTATATTGTTGGTTAGAATTTTCCAATTTTAATCTAGATTTTTCCAATAAATCATATATCTGGCCGCTGTTCGTTTTTTGAAAAGAATCTTGAAAGTTTTTGTTGAGTATCTCTAAACTTTTTTCGAGAGAGCGAAGTCCTTTTTTAGTATAATATATATTCTCAAAAAGTAATTCTACTACATCGGAGGAGAAGTTATAACTTGATTCTTCCTTTTTAGCGCTTGCTTGTAGTATTTCTACAATGCTTACAATTGCTCCGAATCCTCCTCCGCTAAAAAAACTTTGTTTTAGATTATTTAGTGTACTCTTGGAAAGATCTATATTTTTTTCTAAGTCAGTAAGCCAGGATTGTTTGTAAAGGATCCAATTTAGTTGAGCCTTCAGACGCTCTTCATTTTCCTGAATTAGGATCCTTTCGCTTTCTTTCAGACGTATAAATTCCGAAATCCTATCTAATATTTGGTATAATCTTTCTCTATCGATCGGTTTGATAATATAATCAAATATTCCTAATTTCATTACTTTGATGATAATTTCAGGAACGTCATTTCCTGAAATTACAATGAATAGGGACTCAGGCTTCTTTTCTTTTATCTTTTTGATAAAATCGAATCCGTTCATGACGGGCATTTCCAGATCCACTAAATAAAGGGAATATTCCTTTATTTCTGCCATCTCGCATGCGACTTTTCCGTCTGGGGCAGTATCTGCATCTACGCCGAAACTTTTGGCTAATCTTGCGATGAGATCTCGAGTTTCTCTTTGGTCTTCTACTATTAAGATTGGGTTATGTAGGTTTAATCTGAATATCATTATTAAAACAGAGCGTGTTTTAAATATTTTGCATATAGAAAGGTTCTAAAATATGAACTTTAAGTTTTCGTTATGCAGAACCAATTGCAATGAATTTGGATAACTTTGTAAAGATGAAAAAGTAAAACATTTTTTTTAAATCATGGATGATTAATGGACAATAATTTGTGTAATGCGTTATCCGCTTGTTTGAAAACAAATCTATCGAGAAAAAAATACAGATATAGATTCTTTTCCCCTACCAATATCCTTTCCACTTACTGGTTGCCAAAACGGCATAAATGAACATTACATTTAGATTTAGTAGAGAATTTTCAATATTAAAATTGTCCAAGCTTATATATTTAGAAAGATAATGATTATAAATCGTATTAAAATCTATAAAGGCCTGCCTTAGGTCTATCTATATAGGGAATCTTTAATTGTATTAACTGTGCTGATTGGATGGGAGTTAAATTTATAGATTAGATTTGTTTTGAACTTGGAGGTTTATCATGGACCCAAAACTTCTCTTGGAAAATTTACTCAATCCTCCTGTTTTATTTTTCTTCCTGGGAATTCTTGCGGTATTGCTTAAATCCGGATTAGAAATGCCAGATACTTTATCCAAATTTTTTGGAATGTATTTGATGTTTGCCATCGGCTTTAAGGGTGGATTTGAATTGGCAGAAGCCAAATTTACCTCTGCAAACTTATTTACTTTGATTGCCTGTAGCGGAATGGCTTTACTCGTGCCAATCTATACTTTCTTCATCCTTAGATTAAAATTAGATGTACATAATGCAGCAGCTATAGCTGCAACTTACGGTTCAGTAAGTGCAGGGACATTTGTCACTGCTCACGCATTCTTGAATAATCTACATTTGGAATTTGATGGATTCTTGGTGGCCGGTCTCGCTCTCATGGAATCTCCAGCGATCATTATAGGAGTTGCAATCGATCGTATTGCGAAAAAGAATTTGGGTGGAGAGTTTTCCTGGAAAGAACTTCTGAGAGAAGCTTTCTTAGGAGGATCCATTTTTCTTTTAATCGGTTCTTTGATTATAGGTATGTTGACTGGCGAAAGCGGCTGGAACGCGGAAAAACCTTTTGCTGATGCTCTTTTTAAAGGAATGCTTTCCTTCTTTCTTTTGGACATGGGCTTGGTCGCAGCAAAAAAACTGAAGGATTTGAAAACTGCAGGTGCTTTTTTAGTGATCTTTGCGATCTTAGTTCCTTTGGTCAACGCCTCCATTGGATTAGGCCTTGCTAAACTGATCGGTATGACTGGTCCGGATGCGTTCATGTTCATGATACTTTGTGCTTCAGCTTCTTATATTGCTGTTGGTGCAGCGATGAGAACTTCTGTCCCTGAAGCAAATCCAAGTTTGTATCTACCGATGTCTCTCGCAGTTACATTTCCCTTTAATGTAATTATTGGAATTCCTTTATACTGGTTTGCAGTCCAACACTACTTGTAAGTGATTTATATAAGATTCCTTCTTTACAAAAAAGAATATTGAATTAAAACTCCACGGGATTTATATCCGAGGAGAGAATGGAATGATATTAGCAGTAAGAATTTTAGCAGCTATTGTCGGCTTATTGCATGTATGGATCTTCATAATGGAAAGTGTATTATGGATGCGTCCTCGTATCCACAGAAGATTTGGAGTGACTGATACAAAATTAGCAGAAGCAATGAAAGGTGTCTTTTTGAACCAAGGATTCTATAATCTATTTCTTGCTATCGGTGCATTGTACGGAGCCATCTTTTTCGAGATGCATTCATGTCATGCTCCTGCGATCTTAGCATTCTCTTGTCTTTCCGTTTTTGGGGCAGGGCTTGTATTATTAGTTTCTAAACCTGCGATGGCAAGGGCTGCGATTATCCAAGGACTACCTCCTTTGATTGCAGTTATTTTATATTTTATTTCCATGAACGAATAAAATTTGAATATATTCGCCCGGAAAGTTTTAAGGAAGTTCTTAGGATTTTTTCGGGCGTAACAATTACTAAGACACACAGTTGTAATCTATCTTTCAAAAATTTACTTGTGAGAATTGTTTAAAATCGGACTCTTAAGCTAACGTTCGCAAGTTGAAAAATAAAAAGCTCGCATCCGAAAATCCCGAACATCGTTCTTTAATCCTGCTTCGTTAAGCCTAAGGTCGGTTTTGATCTTATTGGATATAAGAACATGTAGATTTGAAATCAAATTTTCAATCCAAGGAATACCCGATGCAGATTCGTTCCGCAATCGTCATCATATCTATTTTAATTTTTCCAAACTTACTTTTCTCGGAAGAGATCCAAAAAATCGGATCCTTTGATTTGATTACCAGCTTAAATTCTTCAGACTCTCATACTTGGGAAATTACAGAAGAACCCCTGGACCCAAAACAATTTTCCTTTTCTTATTTAAGTGGAGAAGATCCCGGAATTAAAACAAGTCCATACAATGCTCCAGGTGTATATAGGGTTTCCAAAGAATCAATACGAAAGGTTTATATAATCAAAAAATTTATAGCTCCTGAAACTTGGAAGGCAGCGGGAGTTTCTGTTCGTTTAGGTACTCTAACAGATAAGGATAAAACCTATCTGAATGGAAAGTTGATTGGAGAAACCGGGGACATGAATTCTTCGGAACCACAAGCATATGATAAAATTAGAATATACTCTATTGCTCCTGGTCTTATCCGAGCTGGAAAAGAGAATATACTAATCTTAGAAGTGCAGAAATATTTTCATCCGGAAGCAGGGATAGAGCAAGACAGAACAGAGATCGGGGATACTCGACTCATCCAAGGGGATTATTATAGGACGGAATATACTAAAGTTGCTCTACTGATGATCTATCTTACGGTAGGAGGATATTTTTTATTTTTATTCATGAGAAGACGGGCAGATACCGAGAACTTGTATTTCGGACTGTTTACAATATTTCTGGTGATTTACCAATTTCTAAGAAATCAGCTTAAATATGAGCTTGGAATTCCATTCTTATATATGAAGAAAACAGAATATATTATTCTGACTTCCCTTATTCCAATATTTGCAAATTTTATCCGATCTTATTTTAAATTTCCAAGAGGAAAATTTATCAATGGGTTGGATGCAATTTACGGAGTTTTTATACTCTTCTATATAGTTTCGAATAATGTAATTTTATACAATATGTTAAATAGTTCCGCTGTGCAGTTGGGCTGGGCGGCTTATTTGATCCTGATCTCTTATTATTTGATCCGTAAGATCAGAACAAAAGACCGAGATGCTTTACTAATCTTGATTGGAGTTTCCATTGTGGCTTTGTCTACTGTTCTGGATACAATGTCCAATCGGAACCTATTTGTTTTTCCTAGAACCGTAGGTTATGCATTCTTCTTCTTTATTATCAGTATAGCGACTATTCTTGCTAATAAATTTGTGAGATTGAATGAGCAAGTAGAAGAATTGAATGAACATCTGGAGCAGAAGGTAGAAGAAAGGACTCAGGAGTTAAATGAATCTTTGGCGTATGTAAGTAAACTGAAGACACAACAAGATGGAGATTATTTTCTAACTTCTTTATTGATTCGTCCTTTATTTACGAATAATACCGCCAGTCCTTTTTTGAAGATAGATTTCTTTTCCAAACAAAAAAAAGCAATTTTGTTCAAAGAGAAACATTATGAGATCGGTGGAGATATAAGCATCTCTGGAAATATTTCCATCCAAGGGGAAAAATATACAGTATTCGTAAATGGAGATGCGATGGGGAAATCTATTCAGGGTGCGGGTGGAGCACTTGTGATGGGGACAGTTTTCCAATCATTATTAACCAGGACCAATCGTAACGGAGGATACTCTAAAGCTCCTGAATCTTGGCTTAAAGAATCGTTTTTAGAACTCCAAGGTATTTTTGAATCTTTTGATGGATCAATGTATATTTCGGTAGTGATCGGCTTATTGAATGAGAGAACTGGAGGTCTATATTATATCAATGCGGAACATCCTTGGCCTGTGCTGTATAGAGACGGATCGGCTGGATTTTTAGAAAATGAGCTCACTCTTCGTAAGATAGGAATTCCTGGTAATGAGGAGAACTTTTTCGTCAAATTTTTCAAATTAAAAAAGTATGATATACTAATATTAGGATCGGACGGTAAGGACGATGTTTTGATTGGGAGCGATGAAAGAGGAAGGATCGTAAACGAAGACGAAACAAAATTTTTAAGAACTGTAGAAGAATCGAGAGGAGATCTAAAGCAGATATATGAAAAAACTATTCAATTCGGAGAATTGACTGACGATTTCACTCTTTTAAAATTAGAATATCTTGTAGATCCAGTATTAAAAAATGAAACTTCTTTGAATGAAGTATTGGAACAGGCAAAAACACTCTACAAGAAAAAATCTTATTCCTCTCTTGTGGATTATCTGAATGAATACAAAACAATTTTTTCTGATAGGGAAGAATTCTTTATTATACTTGGAAAATCCTATCTGAAACTTAAGGATTTTTCTTCCGCAGCGAGATATTTTGAAAGAGCAGCGAATTTAAATCCAAATAGATTGGAATCTCAATATTACGCTTCTTATTCCAGTAAATTGAATAAGGATTTCCAAAAGGCAGAATATTTTGGAAAAATCGCATATTCTTTAGATAAAAATTATCTGAATAATCTGATCAACTTGGCAGATGTTTATAAAAACTTAAACCAATCGGAAGAAGCCAGAAAATTTGCAGAGAGAGCGCAAGTGATAGATCCTAATCATCCAATTCTTTTAAAACTTACGGATGTTTTTTAGAAAAGTTTAGGATATACCAATTGATCCATTCATTCTTGGAGGCGAACTTTAATCCGGTAACAGATTTTAATGCGGAAATCAGCAGCTTTCTGTTTCTAGATCTTGAGTCTTCTTGTAATAATCGAATTAAAACTGGCACACTTGCCGGATCTTTTTTCGCTCCTAATTGAGAGACCGCAACCTGATGAAGATTGATATTCTCGCTTTCCGCATATTTCTCCAAAATTTTACGGGATTCCTCTCCTGGAATTGAAGTAATTGCAGCGAGAGTGATAGGGGCCAAATCAGGAAAATCTTCTGTTTTTTTATCTAAGAGAGAAAGAGATTTAGGAGACGCGATCATTCCTAAACTTTCAGAAGCGATCTTTGCTAATTTTTGGTCTTTAGATTTGCAAGCTTCTTCCACGTATGGAAGACCTTCTTCTGAGCCTATTGCACCTAATGCCCAAACTGCTCCGTATTTTGCTTCAGTCTGATCTTCCTTTAATACTTTAACAAGTACTGGGATACTTTTTTTATCACCTAAATATCCTAAGGATTGAGCAATGATCTCTCTGTCTGGAATATTAGGATCTAATAATGTTTTTTCTATCTCTTCTCTTGCTTTTGAAAATTTGATACGACCTAAAACATGGGCCGCAGGAGCCTTTGCTAAAGATTTACCTTTTACCAAAACTTCTAAAATACTGAGTGAAAATCCAGGATTGGTCACTCCAATTAGAACATCTGCTGCCCTGTATCGGATCTCCTTATCTTGGTTCTCTAAGATAGGAAGAGCCAAAGGTAAAATTTTAGGATCTTTGATATCTATCAAAGCAATGGAAGAATTTTCTCTTCCCTTATCAAAATCAGACTGTATAGCTTTTACCAAAAGTGGAATAGATTTTTTACTTCTGATCTTTCCAAGAGCCAAGTAAGTGGCTGCCAAAGTTGGGCCAGGCTCAGAATGAGAAGACAGATCTATCAGATAATCTTCCGCTTCAGGAATATTCAATTTTCCTAATGCCATTGCAAATGTTTTGGCCTTTTCTGGATCTTTATTTGATTTTGCAGAAGCTAAAATAATACCTCCCGATTGTCTTGCATTGATCCGGACCAAAGTATCCACGGCTAATAATCGAATATTTGCATCTTCTTGGTTTAGTATGCTTGCTACACGGTTTCCTGCCTGTGGATCTTCCATTCTTGCAATGGATTCCAAGACTGTAGCTATATCAATTCCCGATTTAGGATCTAAAAAGTTTAAAATTTCAGGAAGGGAAGATCTATCTTTCCAGATCCCTAAAGCTAAGATTGCTGGGCCTTTTGTAATTTCTTCCGAAG
Protein-coding regions in this window:
- a CDS encoding ATP-binding response regulator, producing the protein MIFRLNLHNPILIVEDQRETRDLIARLAKSFGVDADTAPDGKVACEMAEIKEYSLYLVDLEMPVMNGFDFIKKIKEKKPESLFIVISGNDVPEIIIKVMKLGIFDYIIKPIDRERLYQILDRISEFIRLKESERILIQENEERLKAQLNWILYKQSWLTDLEKNIDLSKSTLNNLKQSFFSGGGFGAIVSIVEILQASAKKEESSYNFSSDVVELLFENIYYTKKGLRSLEKSLEILNKNFQDSFQKTNSGQIYDLLEKSRLKLENSNQQYSKKKNVLIPQISFPTSGYDIDADPDSLSRIFTELLINALKYSSNNSVINIYISASGGYLNINLKNEFDPQSIPGIPKNKELLVKQPFYRLAGFVDEELEDEEYFTGLGLTIVDFVIKKHGGIFSIHNVIDHSLGEKPAEVVLATVSLPIVD
- a CDS encoding sodium-dependent bicarbonate transport family permease, with protein sequence MDPKLLLENLLNPPVLFFFLGILAVLLKSGLEMPDTLSKFFGMYLMFAIGFKGGFELAEAKFTSANLFTLIACSGMALLVPIYTFFILRLKLDVHNAAAIAATYGSVSAGTFVTAHAFLNNLHLEFDGFLVAGLALMESPAIIIGVAIDRIAKKNLGGEFSWKELLREAFLGGSIFLLIGSLIIGMLTGESGWNAEKPFADALFKGMLSFFLLDMGLVAAKKLKDLKTAGAFLVIFAILVPLVNASIGLGLAKLIGMTGPDAFMFMILCASASYIAVGAAMRTSVPEANPSLYLPMSLAVTFPFNVIIGIPLYWFAVQHYL
- a CDS encoding DUF1304 domain-containing protein, whose protein sequence is MILAVRILAAIVGLLHVWIFIMESVLWMRPRIHRRFGVTDTKLAEAMKGVFLNQGFYNLFLAIGALYGAIFFEMHSCHAPAILAFSCLSVFGAGLVLLVSKPAMARAAIIQGLPPLIAVILYFISMNE
- a CDS encoding SpoIIE family protein phosphatase — protein: MQIRSAIVIISILIFPNLLFSEEIQKIGSFDLITSLNSSDSHTWEITEEPLDPKQFSFSYLSGEDPGIKTSPYNAPGVYRVSKESIRKVYIIKKFIAPETWKAAGVSVRLGTLTDKDKTYLNGKLIGETGDMNSSEPQAYDKIRIYSIAPGLIRAGKENILILEVQKYFHPEAGIEQDRTEIGDTRLIQGDYYRTEYTKVALLMIYLTVGGYFLFLFMRRRADTENLYFGLFTIFLVIYQFLRNQLKYELGIPFLYMKKTEYIILTSLIPIFANFIRSYFKFPRGKFINGLDAIYGVFILFYIVSNNVILYNMLNSSAVQLGWAAYLILISYYLIRKIRTKDRDALLILIGVSIVALSTVLDTMSNRNLFVFPRTVGYAFFFFIISIATILANKFVRLNEQVEELNEHLEQKVEERTQELNESLAYVSKLKTQQDGDYFLTSLLIRPLFTNNTASPFLKIDFFSKQKKAILFKEKHYEIGGDISISGNISIQGEKYTVFVNGDAMGKSIQGAGGALVMGTVFQSLLTRTNRNGGYSKAPESWLKESFLELQGIFESFDGSMYISVVIGLLNERTGGLYYINAEHPWPVLYRDGSAGFLENELTLRKIGIPGNEENFFVKFFKLKKYDILILGSDGKDDVLIGSDERGRIVNEDETKFLRTVEESRGDLKQIYEKTIQFGELTDDFTLLKLEYLVDPVLKNETSLNEVLEQAKTLYKKKSYSSLVDYLNEYKTIFSDREEFFIILGKSYLKLKDFSSAARYFERAANLNPNRLESQYYASYSSKLNKDFQKAEYFGKIAYSLDKNYLNNLINLADVYKNLNQSEEARKFAERAQVIDPNHPILLKLTDVF
- a CDS encoding HEAT repeat domain-containing protein; this encodes MLFLFSRSAIGAVLVFGLTYGCFGPPRPDLLPEVHEEEVPSLEQVASDLKSQNPRTRAQAILELASRNEKKFIPIAREWMRSSEEITKGPAILALGIWKDRSSLPEILNFLDPKSGIDIATVLESIARMEDPQAGNRVASILNQEDANIRLLAVDTLVRINARQSGGIILASAKSNKDPEKAKTFAMALGKLNIPEAEDYLIDLSSHSEPGPTLAATYLALGKIRSKKSIPLLVKAIQSDFDKGRENSSIALIDIKDPKILPLALPILENQDKEIRYRAADVLIGVTNPGFSLSILEVLVKGKSLAKAPAAHVLGRIKFSKAREEIEKTLLDPNIPDREIIAQSLGYLGDKKSIPVLVKVLKEDQTEAKYGAVWALGAIGSEEGLPYVEEACKSKDQKLAKIASESLGMIASPKSLSLLDKKTEDFPDLAPITLAAITSIPGEESRKILEKYAESENINLHQVAVSQLGAKKDPASVPVLIRLLQEDSRSRNRKLLISALKSVTGLKFASKNEWINWYILNFSKKHP